The DNA region AGAATAAATTAATCCTTCCATATTCCAACATTATAAGTGTGATCACCCCAACCCATCCCACACAAAACAAACACAATATGTCAAAAACAAACATATAGATTATGTTTCTTCTTATCAAGAGACGATTCAAAATGATAGAGCTTAAGAAATCAAATCTATGTTCGAAGATTACTCGAATTATTATGATAGTTTTTTTATgcgattaaaattaaaaacaaacaaatttccactgttaattaaattaaaacaatgaATAGTTATTAGTTGTGCATAACAAATgtcatgtttaaaaaaaaacaataacaaatgtCATGTAATAAGAGGAGAATATagtcaaacaattttttaaattatcatcaAGAATAAATTAATCCTTCCATATTCGAACATTATAAGTGTGACCCAACCCACCCCTACACAAAACAAACACACCCACAAAAAACACAATATGTCAAAACAAACATATCGATTATGTTTCTTCTTATCGAGGCGATTCAAAATGATAGAGCCTGAAGTTCCTCAAGAAATCAAATCTATATTCGAAGATTACTCGGAAAATGGGATCATGTCCATTGACCACCTTCATAAATTCTTGATACAAATACAAAAGGAGGATCATCATCAAGTTTCAATAGATGATATTGCAAAGTCTATAATATCATTAAACATGATGAACAAGCCCAAACAATACCCTTCATCTATTTTTCCGAGAAAGAAGAATCAAAACGCAACCACGACCTTTGTTGGCCTAGACCTCGATACCTTCTTTCGCTTCCTCTTCAACCACACCAATTCTCCTCTTCCCATCCCTTCCGAGGTATTTTGATTCCTTGCACAACAAGAAACTAAAGTACcaaatttattaatgtttttttgtgtgttttctTGATTAGGTTCATCAAGATATGTCTGCTTCCTTGTCCCATTATTTCATATACACTGGTCACAATTCCTACCTTACCGGAAATCAGTTCAGCAGTGATTGTAGCGACGTTCCGATCATCGATGCTCTTAAGAGAGGCGTTAGAGTGATCGAGCTCGATCTCTGGCCAAATTCAAGTAAAGACAATGTTCAAGTTCTCCACGGAAGGTATATATTTagcccatttgaaaacacttattatatattttttttatcatgattcGTTTTCAAAATACAATacttttttgaaaacaaaatttagttaaacattgattttatttttgtttatgttcatGAAAACATACATAagcaaaacaaataataataataatggtttgaacctgatttttttattttcaatttcattttttttagtttcaatatttattatttctattttctgtaaaacaaaacattttattaatttatatgctTAATAAAAGTactaatatcataataatatttatttaaattgtcataaatatattaaaaatatatttacaaaattgcaagaattataattatgagatgAAACTTAGGAATTTCGATACAAATCTAAAAAAGAATTGCAATTTGAATTCCAATTACTCTAGTCTAATGATCACACcttaagtgtttccaaatggggtcGGCATTAATTCTCATGATCTTTAGAGAAACTAATCTCGGTTATACAACAAAAACTTTGATCGATATTTGTAGAACCCTAACTGCACCGGTGGGGTTGATCAAGTGTCTACGAGCAATCAAAAAGTATGCTTTTGTCGCGTCTGAATACCCGGTTATAATAACTCTAGAAGACCATCTTAGTAGTACACCATATCTTCAAACTAAAGTGGCCGAGGTGATCTTCTCTTATTAATCTAACATGAAATTAGCCTCAAGTTtctttgataaaagaaaaaactagTTATCTTTCTTATGTTTGTAGATGATAAAAGAAACATTTGAAGACATATTATTTATCCCCACAAGCACCAATTGTTTATCAGAATTCCCTTCACCAGAATCATTAAAGGGAAAGATCATTGTTTCAACTAAACCTCCAAAagaatatattgaagaagatgtggatttgcaaaagaagaagaagccaATGCTGAAGAATGGTGCAAGTGAGTATAAACGGTTGATTACTATCCATGCTAAGAAACGCAAAGGTACAATTGAAGAATGTCTATCCGAGGATCCTGATGGTGCCAAACGTCTTAGCTTGAACGAACAAAAGCTAGAAAAGGCTGTTGTGGTTTGTAGAACCGATATAGTAAGGTACACACAAAGAAACATATTGAGAGTGTTCCCTAAGGCGACACGGTTGGACTCATCAAACTATGATCCTTTGATCGGATGGATGCATGGAGCACAAATGGTCGCGTTTAACATGCAGgtatatatataagaagattGAATGCTTAGAATTTTCTATTGAATGATGATCTACGTCGGTTTCAGGGAAATGATAGGCCACTTTGGTTGATGCGGGGGATGTTTAGAGCCAATGGGGGTTGCGGTTATGTGAAGAAACCAGACATCCTTTTGCAAATTGGTCATGATAATGAAGTATTTGATCCCAAACAGAAATTGCTAGTCACAAAGAGTTTAAAGGTGAGGATATGAAAAAGAATAACTTCATCCTCAttctttgttttaaaaaaaataatttctttccaATTTACTCAcgttaaaacgtgaaaatcatatTTATCTTGAGAAAATCCATACAATTACAATACAAGTCGACATTGTTTGTcatgttaattaaaatacagTGAAAACTACATAAAAACAAGGGTCTAAATCGAGATTATCAAAAGAGATCAGATTTTCGGAATGTATCATTTCACTTATAATCTTTATAGTTGACTCGAACTAATGTTTATACATCTCCCTAAATATTTGCTTGATTTTTCTACAATGCTTAGGTAAAAGTATACATGGGAGATGGCTGGTATTCGGATtttaaacatacccattttgacaAATACTCGCCACCAGATTTCTATGTCAAGGtacaaaatgttataataatctTAGCATAAGTTGATcaaagtttatataaattaatttggttGCTTGTTATTAATAGTTATGATATTTCTTGGAAAAAAACATTATGAATTCAAACATGTTTGGTATGCAGATTGGCATAGCTGGAGTGGAAGCTGATACGATGATAAAGACATCGAGAACAATCATGAACAATTGGGTACCGACTTGGGAAGAAGAGTTTTTGTTTCCACTTACTATTCCAGATATGGCATTGCTTCAGATTGAGGTTCATGAATATGACATATCTGGAAAGGATGATTTTGGAGGCCAAACTTGTCTTCCTGTTTCCGAGTTAAGAACTGGAATTCGAACCGTGCCTCTTCACAATGAAAAAGGGGACGAGTACAAATCGGTTAAGCTTCTCGTGAGATTTGAATTTGTTTAGTTTCTATTTCATGTTATTCTTTGAACATTTCAATAAGAGCAAGAGTTTAGTAAAGcttcaacatttttttgtttcattctaAAATTAATGGTTTTGTAAAATATATCAAGCAAAAATGTATTGGTTTTGTAAGCACtcattgattatttattttaaattgttcttATATAATGAATTAGTTGTTTAAGTATAAGTATAAAGGATAACTTAGAGAAGCAAAACACTCAAGAACtaagtaagaaaagaaaaaacaaaacaaagacaaaaaaacTGGCTACTGGCCTGAAAATTTTTTCAATGAAAAATGTTCCAAAACAAACATTTGACTCACATATTTGtaattttcaaacataataaGTAATTTCATCGTAGTGTTAAGAACacttaataaaatgaatataattatcTCGCGTTACATTAGGTGATTTTTATGACTTCTGCATAATCAATACCGAGaccttcacatatatatttctcaattctTTTGGGTGATCGGGACTCTTCTCCACGTACAAATGATGTTGTGCATATCGGTTCAAATATCTCGccaaatttattcatttgtcCGTCTAATCCCTTAGAAGATTCTTACGAGAGGAGCATTGACATGTTAAATTTATACAATGCCTTCTAGAATCGTTCAATCTTCTTTCAGTTAGTAATGAAATCGGAGAGAAATTGCACCAATTTCTGGTGAAGTTTGATTGAGCAAATcttttttaaaagagaaaattaaaccGAACGAAATAAAATAACCTACAACAAACTAATCAGAAACAATTAAAAACTCAATCAAAGATATGAAAAGTTTTccaatcaaaattcaaaacccaaccgaaaaaaaattgttactttttttAAAGAGTTCAAATGTAAAAACTCGAATTTAACtttaagaaaatgaattaaTGTGCTCTAGTTAATGTAAACCGATTGGAATATAATCTAAAACTCATCACCAAAATCCAACAACTAAAATCTACACAACCAGTCTTCAAGTTCACACAAAACTACTTAAATTGTTATGCTTAGtcttctttatatattaataaaatttgttgAGAATTATGTCTAAAACATccctttaattaaattaaattagaatcaaataattaaaaaaaaaaaaaaaagtaaataagaaTTAAGTATTATTAGACGTGTATGCCAAATCTAACTTTTATAACAAGAGGTGTCTatagtcaaaatatttaaataattatcaacCAGATTATATTAATCCTCCATTCTTAAACATTATCAGTGTGATCTTAACATGGGACCAAAAGTCAATTAGACAAATGTAAATGGTCTTAATTAAACCAACTCCACTACCCACAATTaaccaaaccaaatcaaacaaaaacaaaaacaaaaacaaaagaaagttGAGAGATCTGATTCATGGAGATGTCAAAGCAAACATACATATTATGTTTCTTCTTATCAAGGCGATTCAAGATGACAGAGCCTGAACCTCCTCAAGATATCAAGTCTCTATTTGAAGATTACTCAGAAAATGGTATCATGTCCATTGCTCATCTTCATAAATTCTTGATACAAGTACAGAATGAGgatcatcatcaaatttcaacAGATGATATTGAAGAATCTATAATATCATTAAACATGATGAACAAGAACAAACACCCTTCATCTCTTTTTCAGAGAAAGAAGAGTCAAACCTCTGCTTTTGGTGAGCTTGATCTTGACATTGACACCTTCTTCCGATTTCTATTCAGCCATTCCAATTCTCCCCTCACATTCCCTTCCAAGGTATGTATATCTTGTTCCTTGTCAAGAACAAATTAAAGTGTAAATTTTAatggttttgtttttttgtacTTCCTGACCAGGTTCATCAAGATATGTCTGATTCTTTGTCCCATTACTTCATATACACTGGTCACAATTCCTACCTTACTGGAAATCAGTTCAGCAGTGCTTGTAGCGATGTTCCGATCATCGATGCGCTTAAGAGAGGCGTTAGAGTGATCGAGCTCGATCTCTGGCCAAATTCAAGTAAAGATGATGTTCATGTCCTCCATGGAAGgtatgtatataatattgatttggAACAATCAtggattatttaattataaaaaccaTTTTCTTTAATGTAATTTGggtaataatcaaaatattcttatatttactattttaaatgaaatgttaCAAAAGAATAGAATAAgggtaatttgatattttgatcatgataatgtaataaaataaaacttcatTATGTTTTGTATGTTGTTAATTTTCATGAATATATAGAAACATTTGAAAACTAAGTTTTGTTTCTAAATTGAGTCATTAATTCTCGTGGACTGTATAATAAAACTTTGTTCGATATTTGTAGAACCCTAACAGCACCGGTGGGGTTGATCAAGTGTTTACGAGCCATCAAAGAGTATGCTTTTGTCGCATCTCCATACCCGGTTATAATAACTCTAGAAGACCATCTTAGTAGTATACCAGATCTCCAAACTAAAGTTGCCAAGGTGATCTTATATATCTCATTAATCTAACATGAAATTAGCTAAACTTTCTTTGTTGATCCACAAAAAACCGGCCTATTCTTTTTGTAGATGATAAAAGAAACATTTGAAGACATACTATTTATCCCCACAAGCACCAATTGTTTATCAGAATTTCCTTCACCAGAATCATTAAAAGGAAGGATCATTATCTCAACTAAACCTCCAAAAGAACATCTAGAAGAAGATTTTGATTcgcaaaagaagaagaagcctACTCAAACGAATGGTGTAAGTGAGTATAAGCAGTTGATTACTATCCATGCTAAAAAACGCAAAGGTTCAATTGAAGAATGTTTATCCGAGGATCCTGATGGTGCCAAACGTCTTAGTTTGAATGAACAAAAGCTGGAGAAGGCTGTGGCGGTTTGTAGAACCGATATAGTAAGGTATACACAAAGAAACATATT from Impatiens glandulifera chromosome 5, dImpGla2.1, whole genome shotgun sequence includes:
- the LOC124940603 gene encoding phosphoinositide phospholipase C 2-like, which encodes MSKQTYRLCFFLSRRFKMIEPEVPQEIKSIFEDYSENGIMSIDHLHKFLIQIQKEDHHQVSIDDIAKSIISLNMMNKPKQYPSSIFPRKKNQNATTTFVGLDLDTFFRFLFNHTNSPLPIPSEVHQDMSASLSHYFIYTGHNSYLTGNQFSSDCSDVPIIDALKRGVRVIELDLWPNSSKDNVQVLHGRTLTAPVGLIKCLRAIKKYAFVASEYPVIITLEDHLSSTPYLQTKVAEMIKETFEDILFIPTSTNCLSEFPSPESLKGKIIVSTKPPKEYIEEDVDLQKKKKPMLKNGASEYKRLITIHAKKRKGTIEECLSEDPDGAKRLSLNEQKLEKAVVVCRTDIVRYTQRNILRVFPKATRLDSSNYDPLIGWMHGAQMVAFNMQGNDRPLWLMRGMFRANGGCGYVKKPDILLQIGHDNEVFDPKQKLLVTKSLKVKVYMGDGWYSDFKHTHFDKYSPPDFYVKIGIAGVEADTMIKTSRTIMNNWVPTWEEEFLFPLTIPDMALLQIEVHEYDISGKDDFGGQTCLPVSELRTGIRTVPLHNEKGDEYKSVKLLVRFEFV
- the LOC124938958 gene encoding phosphoinositide phospholipase C 2-like, producing MTEPEPPQDIKSLFEDYSENGIMSIAHLHKFLIQVQNEDHHQISTDDIEESIISLNMMNKNKHPSSLFQRKKSQTSAFGELDLDIDTFFRFLFSHSNSPLTFPSKVHQDMSDSLSHYFIYTGHNSYLTGNQFSSACSDVPIIDALKRGVRVIELDLWPNSIINSRGLYNKTLFDICRTLTAPVGLIKCLRAIKEYAFVASPYPVIITLEDHLSSIPDLQTKVAKMIKETFEDILFIPTSTNCLSEFPSPESLKGRIIISTKPPKEHLEEDFDSQKKKKPTQTNGVSEYKQLITIHAKKRKGSIEECLSEDPDGAKRLSLNEQKLEKAVAVCRTDIVRYTQRNILRVFPKATRVDSSNYDPLIGWMHGAQMVAFNMQGHDRPLWLMRGMFRANGGCGYVKKPDILLKIGHDNEVFDPKQKLPITKSLKVKVYMGDGWYSDFKHTHFDRYSPPDFYAKIGIAGVTADTMIKTTRIIMNNWVPTWEEEFVFPLTIPEMALLQIEVQEYDISGRVGFGGQTCLPVFELRTGIRTVPLHNEKGEKYKSVKLLMRFEFV